TCCAGCGAGCGAGTCGAGCCATGCTGCCACCCTATCGCTTCCCTTCCCCACCGCCACGCCCAATGATATATGTATCCCGGCCCCGGCCGGATTGTAACTCGATGCGGCATCAGATGGTAACTGCGTGGAGCGACCGTTCAAGGCGAAACGCCCCTCGGTTTCCAATCGATTTTCCACTCAGTTAGGACTGCTTCTATCTGTAGCATACACCCTGCAATTTCGTCGAATTCCTGATAAAATACTCCACCTAAATCACTTGGTAGTCGGACGGGCCGCTTCACTAAGAAACATACCCGCCGTTCATCGCGAAACCATGCTACCAAAAGTCCACTTTCAAAAATCACGTTCTCTCGTGCACGCGGTTGCAGTTCTTCGCCCGACCCCGCAAGGCGTCCTTCGTCATCAGGTGTTATCAGGACAAAGCCTGCACTGCATTGACTCGAAATCCCCTCTAACATTTCGATTATGGTTCCACCGGTACGAGGCTGAAGAAACAAGAGGAGAGGTTGTACTCCACGTCTGCGTAGCTCTAGTTCAAGGTCATTAACCGCTCGCCGGTCACGTCCGTGCACGATGAAAATCCTTTCAGGTCGCGGGGAAGACTCAATGATTGTTATCGATTTGAGAACGATTCCAAGAGTGTCGGCGTAGACCTCAATGAAACTTATTTTCTTCTCGTCAAATGGATTGTCCAGTGTAGAATTATGAAATGAAGCTACTCCCAGTGGATCGTGTTTTTCATCAAGGATAATGGGCACACAAATAATACCTCGGATTGGCACGGAACCAGCAGCTGTAGTAAATTTAGGTGAATTTTGAACATCCGGTATGTGCTGAGTAGTCCTAGTCCGAAAGGCGAGGCCAGCCACTCCTTCGTCGTACCTAAACTCTTTCTGCCAATTCTCATTCTTTGGGAGAAAGTTTTCCGTTACCAGGAAATTATCGTCATTAAAAAGTTCCAATACTTGGCGCGAAGGACGATTTTCAGTATTGAGCCGGACTCAGATACATTGTTATTATGGATGAGAATACGGAGGAATTCCTTGAGAATATCGGACTGCGACCTGCCTCGGGTTGCCCTGAGAAAGTTACGCAAAGCCTGGGCCGGAACAACGCTCATCTCTATGTCCCCTTTAGTTCACTCCTAGACTTTTCGTTGGCTTTCCAACCCGGCGGCCCTCGCATGTCCCCTACGCCCCTCGTGCGCGCCCGTAAGAACGAAAACGCCCGGCCGGGGCGGTGCCTCTCCCGAGAGGGCGTCAGAGTCTTCTGAAACGCCGGTGATTGTGCCTGAGGTGGGCCGGGGACTATGCGCCCGGTTCCATTTCAAGTACGTGTCGAGAGTCGATTGTTGAGAGTTGAGCGCTCGTCCAAAAATCAGCCATCCGACTCTCAAGCAAGTCGCATGCGATGCCTCTCTTGTACCCCTGCTGCCCTCCCCTGTCCACTCGAAAAGCCTGGCAGCCGACTATCTAAAGCTCGCAACAGCCACGGGCCGGGACTTTGCAAGACTGCGCCGATGCCGCTTGATTCGCTCGATCTCGTGCAGGGTCTCGGCAGCTAGGTAGCTTTCACCGCATTTGGGGCAGGTCACGATGGGCACATTCTCGATAACCAGCAACTTCGCGCCGCTGCCGTAACTCCGTGTGACGCGCCGAGTCTGCGCGCCGCTCTTGCCGCAAATATCACACCTTCTGGACTTGGTCGCCATCTTAGTCGACATACACCGTGACAATTACCAACTTGCCAGTCGGACCGAGCTTGGCCACAACCACAGCCGTTTCGGTCCGGATGGGGTCAAGTCTTTTGTTGACTAATTCTGCTTTCTCGGACTCCTATGCCTTCTCGGCATCCGGATCATAGCTCACGTTCGGTCGGAGCCACTGCTCGACGGTTCGCAGGTCCATCCGCTTCCTGGTCCCGAAGAATCAGTGGGGACAGTATACAATATTAGTCCCTCGTTTTAAATTTTCCGGCCTCCCTTCGGCCACCCATCTTTCCGCTGGATCATCTCCATCCCGGGCGCTTCTCCAGCGCGGGAGCCGGCTATGCCTCCACCCTAGCGCTTCCCTGCCCCA
Above is a genomic segment from Candidatus Methylomirabilota bacterium containing:
- a CDS encoding nucleotide-binding protein; the protein is MELFNDDNFLVTENFLPKNENWQKEFRYDEGVAGLAFRTRTTQHIPDVQNSPKFTTAAGSVPIRGIICVPIILDEKHDPLGVASFHNSTLDNPFDEKKISFIEVYADTLGIVLKSITIIESSPRPERIFIVHGRDRRAVNDLELELRRRGVQPLLLFLQPRTGGTIIEMLEGISSQCSAGFVLITPDDEGRLAGSGEELQPRARENVIFESGLLVAWFRDERRVCFLVKRPVRLPSDLGGVFYQEFDEIAGCMLQIEAVLTEWKIDWKPRGVSP
- a CDS encoding type II toxin-antitoxin system MqsA family antitoxin, with the protein product MATKSRRCDICGKSGAQTRRVTRSYGSGAKLLVIENVPIVTCPKCGESYLAAETLHEIERIKRHRRSLAKSRPVAVASFR